The DNA window GGGGGGAAGAGCTGGATAGTGCTCAAGATAGACGATGAGGCCAAGATCATCAAGGCGCGCGAGAGCCCGAGCATCGAGAGCGCCATACCGAGCTGGGAGGGCGAGATGATACCCGTTCCCTTCGGCGTTGCATTCGCCGTTGGCAGGCTGAAGAGGGAGCTGGCCTTTGACTTCAGAAACGCGCTTTCCCTTCTTGAGGGCGTGGAGTTCAGCGAGGAGGAGCTGAAAAGGGCATTTGATGAGATAAGGGGCAAACCCTTCTCGACGGACAGGGACATCTTCGTGGAGAGTACTCCGAAAGCTTTGATTATCCACGCGGACTTCGGCAACAGGGCTAACGAGGCGATAGGGAGAATAGTCCACTCACTCCTGATTCTCCGCTATGGAAGAGTTTTCTCAGTCAGGGCCCAGGCCCACGCGATAGTCTTCAAGACCCCCTTCCAGCTTAACCCCGAGGAAGTCAAGCACTACCTCTACCAGGAGCCGGGGAACATTGAATTCATCGTGGCGAGGTCTCTGCGGGATTCCCACGCCTACCGCTGGAGAATGCTGAACGTCGCGAAGCGCTTCGGGGCCCTGAGGAGGGACGCGAAGATAAGGAGGGTGGAGAGGCTCTTTGAGGGGACTGTCATTGAGCGGGAGACGCTAAACGAACTCTACCACGATAAGGTTGATGTGAAGACCGCCAAGCTGGTAATGGAGATGCTTAAAGCTGGAAGCCTCAGGGTAAAAACCGCCCTCAGGAGAGAGCCTTCAACGCTCGCGAGGTTGAACATGACTGTTGGAGGGGAGTTCCTGCTGAGCGGAGTCCTTGAGAGGGACGAAGTCCTTGAGCTGTTCAGGAAGAGGCTTCTCGACCATGAGGTCGTCCTGGTCTGTACCAACTGCGGCTGGCACTCAAAGACGAAGGTCGCCCGCTTGAGGAGCATAAGGGAAAGAGAATGCCCGCGCTGCGGCTCCAAGATGCTTGCAGTTGCTCACCCGATAGACGCGGAGGAGTTTTTGCCCGTCCTTGATAAGGTCAGGCACGGAAGGCCTCTTGAGAAGAGGGAGGAAAGGGTTTACAGGAAGCTGCTAAAGGCAGCTGATCTAGTGGATGCCTACGGCTTCGATGCGGTTCTGGCCCTAGCCAGCTACGGAACCGGGCCCGATACAGCCGCCAGGATACTCGCCCAGTACAGAGGTGAGGCCCTTCTGGTGGCGCTCATGGAGCGCGAGAGGGAGTTCATAAGGACGAGGCGCTTCTGGGTTGAGAAGAAGGGTGAAGAAAAGGCTGATAACAGTGATAGTCAAGGAACGTAACTGCTTCATCCCAATCTGTAGGTGTTACACGGTTTCTCCCGATTGGTACTATAATTGCCTTGTTTGATGCCGCATAAAATGACACAAAAATGAGACTTTATTACACACATCTAAGATAAAAGCAATGTAAGATGTTCCATACGCCGATGTATACCTTTGGTTCGGAGTAAACTTTATAAGCAGTATATGGAAACTTTCTATCGCGGTGAGGGCAAGAATAGGGTCGGTGGTGAAGGTGGCCCTAGTATTGAAGAGAAAAACCTCCGACCAGGGTCCACTTGTGGATTACAGGGAACTCGACAGGTTACTTACTCAAGGCGACCATAAAAAGCTCCTTATAACAAGGAGACCACTTGCTAACAGCTCTCCCGATGATGTTGTTTCAGTCTGGGTAAGCAAGGCAAACCACCCCAAGGCCGTTAGCCCAACGGACCTGCACATACTGGAAAGCATCGTGTGGAAAGAACTTCAAAAAGGCACCAAGTCCGTAATCCTGGACGCTCTAGAATACCTCATGATTGAAAACGGCCATGAAAGGGCTCTTAAGTTCGTCGGGAAGCTGAGGGATATGGCAATTCTGAACGGGGCGAAGTTCTACGTCACGGTCAGCGAAGGAATCGACGAAAAAACCCGTGTCATGCTCCGCAGAATAGTTGAGTGAAGTTTATATACTGTCGGCTCTTCTCCAAGATTTAGGTGTGGGTGATGCCTTACATTGAGAAAATTGAAATGAAAGGTTTCAAATCTTATGGTAACAAAAAGGTTGTAGTGCCGCTTGCGAGGGGTTTTACTGCCATAGTGGGAGCAAACGGTTCTGGAAAGAGCAACATCGGGGATGCGGTCCTGTTTGTCCTCGGAGGACTTTCAGCGAAGGCCATGAGGGCCAGCAGGATAAGCGACCTTATTTTTGCAGGCTCAAAGGGTGAACCACCCGCCAAATATGCTGAAGTTGCCATGTACTTCAACAACGAAGATAGGGGTTTTCCAGTGGATGAAGACGAAGTCGTAATAAAAAGGCGCGTCTATCCTGATGGAAGGAGTACGTACTGGCTCAATGGAAAGAGGGCAACTAGGAGCGAGATAATAGACCTGTTAAGTGCCGCTATGATATCTCCAGAGGGGTACAACCTCGTCCTGCAGGGCGACATAACTAAGTTCATTAAAATGTCTCCAATCGAGAGGAGGCTCATCATAGATGAAATTTCTGGAATAGCCGAGTACGATGCCAAAAAGGAGAAGGCCCTAAAGGAGCTGAAGCAGACGGAGGAGAACCTCGCGAGGGTTGACCTCCTGATAAGGGAGGTAAAGGCCCAGCTCGACAAGCTTGAAAAAGAGCGCAACGACGCCCTCCGCTACCTCGACCTTAAGGAGAAGCTGGAAAAAGCGAGGGTTACGCTCCTTCTGGCAGAGATAAAGAGGCTTGAAAAGTTCATTGAGGAAGGCGGATCGCGTGAGGAAGAAATTGAGGGGCAGATCAAGTCCCTCGAAGACAGGTTGAAGGGGATAGCCAAAGAGATAGTCGCGAAGGAAAAGGAACTCGCTGAAATAGAGCGTCAGCTTGAGGAGAAGAGCGGTGACGGCATTCTTGAGATAACGAGGAAGATAAGTGAAGTCAAGTCAAAGATAGAGGTCGCTAAGAGGAACATAGAGAACGCGCAGAAGGAGATAGAGGAGAGCCAGAGAAGGCTTAGAAAATCCAAAGAGGAGCTGAAACACGTCTCTGAGGAGATAGAGAAGAGCAAGGGAGCGATAAAGCGCTGGGGGAAGAGGAGAGAACAGCTCCTCGTCCAGATAAAGGAGAGGGAAACAGTCAGGAACGAGCTCGTTATCAAGCTTGGAGAGATAGACAAGCGCTTCTCCGAGGCCAGGGAGGAGTTCGACAAGGTAGTTGAGGAGCTTGAAGAGGCCAAAAAGGCGCTCTACATGAAGGAAGGAGACATATCTAAGTTTGAAGAGGAAATCAGCAGGGCCAAGGCCAGGATAACCCAGTTCATCGCGAGGAGAAACCTCCTGAAGGAGAAAATAGCGGAGGCAAAAGCTTCCCTCGAAGCCAAGAGGTCGGAGCTGTCCCAGGTAGAGGGCAAAATCTCCAAAGCGGAGTCGAGGCACAGGAAAGCCGAGAAAGAGCTCGAAGAAAAAACAAGGGAGCTCCAGAAGGTGGAGGGTGAGCTGGCCAAAGCGAGAGAGGAGCTGATTAAAGCCGAGGCCCAGAGAGAAGTCAGGGGCAACAGGGCCGTCGAGTTCCTGAAGTCCCAGAGGATAGAGGGCCTGTATGGTACGCTTGGAGAGCTGATAAGCGTTCCAAAGGGCGAGTATGCTTTAGCTGTTGAAGTCGCACTCGGCGGCAACTACGACAACGTCGTGGTGGAAGACGACAGGGTCGCTGAGAAGGCGATAAAGCTTATCAAGGAGAAAAAACTCGGAAGGTTGACGTTTCTCCCCCTCAACAAGATAAAACCGCGCTCAATGAGGGAGAAGCCGAAACTTGGAATTCCAGCTATGGACGTCGTCTCCTACGACCCGCGCTTCAGGAATGCAGTTGCCTACGCCCTCGGGGATACCCTCATAGTGAACGACATGGACGAGGCGAGAGATGTTGGAATAGGAAAGGTTAGGATGGTCACCCTCGGTGGAGAACTCCTCGAGCGGAGCGGAGCGATAACCGGAGGCCACTACAAGCCAAGGGGCAAGCTTGGGGTTAACGTTGACGAGATAAGGAAGAGGGTCGAGGCCCTTGAGGGAAAGAAAGAGGCGCTGGAGGCCCAGGTGAACGCCCTGAAGGTAGAGGTTAAGGGGCTTGAGAACGAGCTTTTCGAACTCCGCATGAAGAAGAGCGAGCTTTCAAAGGACGTTCAGGTCATCCAGAAGGAACTCGACTCCTACCTTGCCGAAGACCGCTCCCTCAAGGAAGAGATTGAAGAAAACGAGCGCCTTATCTCCGAACTTGAGAAGAGAATAGAAGACGCGAAGGGCGAGATGGCAAAGCTCAGGGGGAGAATAGAGAGACTTGAGAAGAAGAGGGAGAAGATAAAGAAGGCCCTCGAGAACCCAGAAGCGAGGGAACTGAACTCAAAGATCAGAGAAGTTGAAGAGGAGATATCCAAGCTCAAGGAGGAGCTGAGCAGGGTTGAAAGCAAGCTCGAAAGCCTCGACTCGAGGATAAACGAAGAGCTCCTCCCAAGGAAGGCCGACCTCGAGGAGGAGATAGAGGGCCTTGTGAACAAGATAAACGCCCTGAACGCCTACATCGAAGAGAATAAAAACGCCATAACAGAGCTTGAGAAAGAGCTTGAAGAGCTGAAGAAGGCCGAAGAGAACGTTAAGGACGAGCTCAAGGAGCTCCGCGACAGGAGAGAGCAGATAAGAGTGGAGATAGCGGAGCTTAGAAAGGAGAAGGACAAGCTTACCTCGAAACTTCAGGAGCTTAGGATAGAAGCTAACACACTCAAGGTCAGGCTG is part of the Thermococcus stetteri genome and encodes:
- a CDS encoding DUF835 domain-containing protein codes for the protein MRARIGSVVKVALVLKRKTSDQGPLVDYRELDRLLTQGDHKKLLITRRPLANSSPDDVVSVWVSKANHPKAVSPTDLHILESIVWKELQKGTKSVILDALEYLMIENGHERALKFVGKLRDMAILNGAKFYVTVSEGIDEKTRVMLRRIVE
- the smc gene encoding chromosome segregation protein SMC, whose protein sequence is MPYIEKIEMKGFKSYGNKKVVVPLARGFTAIVGANGSGKSNIGDAVLFVLGGLSAKAMRASRISDLIFAGSKGEPPAKYAEVAMYFNNEDRGFPVDEDEVVIKRRVYPDGRSTYWLNGKRATRSEIIDLLSAAMISPEGYNLVLQGDITKFIKMSPIERRLIIDEISGIAEYDAKKEKALKELKQTEENLARVDLLIREVKAQLDKLEKERNDALRYLDLKEKLEKARVTLLLAEIKRLEKFIEEGGSREEEIEGQIKSLEDRLKGIAKEIVAKEKELAEIERQLEEKSGDGILEITRKISEVKSKIEVAKRNIENAQKEIEESQRRLRKSKEELKHVSEEIEKSKGAIKRWGKRREQLLVQIKERETVRNELVIKLGEIDKRFSEAREEFDKVVEELEEAKKALYMKEGDISKFEEEISRAKARITQFIARRNLLKEKIAEAKASLEAKRSELSQVEGKISKAESRHRKAEKELEEKTRELQKVEGELAKAREELIKAEAQREVRGNRAVEFLKSQRIEGLYGTLGELISVPKGEYALAVEVALGGNYDNVVVEDDRVAEKAIKLIKEKKLGRLTFLPLNKIKPRSMREKPKLGIPAMDVVSYDPRFRNAVAYALGDTLIVNDMDEARDVGIGKVRMVTLGGELLERSGAITGGHYKPRGKLGVNVDEIRKRVEALEGKKEALEAQVNALKVEVKGLENELFELRMKKSELSKDVQVIQKELDSYLAEDRSLKEEIEENERLISELEKRIEDAKGEMAKLRGRIERLEKKREKIKKALENPEARELNSKIREVEEEISKLKEELSRVESKLESLDSRINEELLPRKADLEEEIEGLVNKINALNAYIEENKNAITELEKELEELKKAEENVKDELKELRDRREQIRVEIAELRKEKDKLTSKLQELRIEANTLKVRLAQVETTLQEKKAELKHFDPALVRSIKEIPLEVEKLRWDIERMEEEIRSLEPVNMKAIEDFEVVERRYLELSSKREQVLAEKESIEEFIQEIEGQKRQLFLQTLNAIAKNFSELFAKLSPGGEAKLILENPEDPFSGGLEIEAKPAGKDVKRIEAMSGGEKAIIALAFVFAIQRYKPAPFYLLDEIDAHLDDANVKRVADLIKEASQNSQFIVITHRDVMMAQADRIIGVSMRNGVSKVVSLSLEKARKILEEIRKKDEAEHREMFGRLEA